GGATTTTATTTTACTCCATTATTTAAAAGAGCATTTTTCTTTTTTCTCTCTTTTGCCAGACTTATCTGGTTTTCTTCTAGCTTATGTTGAAGATCTATTATTTTATACTTACCTGATTGTACTTGAAATTTCAGTTCCTTGTTTTGTGCTGTCATTTTGGTATTTTCATTCATATACTTTTGAGCTTCTTCTTTTATAATTTTTATTTCTTCTTCTAATTTGCCTATTTTCTCATCTTTTTCTTTTAAAGCCTCACTACTACTGCTATTCTTTAGTTTTATTTTAAGTTCGGCATTGAGCTCTTCCGTATACCTAAGCTGCTTTCTCAAAGAACTAATCTGATCCTCATATACTTTTCCTAGCCTTTCTAACTCATCCACTCTTCCTGACAACTGGCCTTCTTTTTCCTGAGCTTTTAACATATCGTCTGCTACATTAAGTGCCGATAAAACAGCTGCTGAGGAAGTGCTTAATTTGCTATTATTTTTTATAATACTCTTAACTTTTTTATCCACATAACTTGCTACTTTATGTAGATATTCTTCTTGCTCGTCACCTTTTAAATTATATTCAATTCCATTTATAAAAACCGTCACCATACTCATTTAAACACCCTCTTAGATCATGCTGTTTCCAATTCTTTATAACAACATTCTATCACAAATTCTCCACATATGAAATATTTTATTTTACCTTAAAGAGCTAAAGCATCATAAAATAGGCTGGATGAACATTAAATTCATCCAGCCTTATTGATCAACGAATCCTTACTGTCTAAGTTGTGCTCCTAAATTATGTTCTAGTGATCTTATTATTTTGCTATGAACTTTATTAACTTCTTTATCTGTAAGAGTTTTATTTTCAGCTCTATAGGATATTGAATAAGCTATGCTCTTCTTTCCACTTTCTATCTGTTTTCCTCTATAAACATCAAACAACTTAACTTTCTCTAGGATGTTTCCTCCCTGTTTTCTTATAATATCCTCCACTTCCTGTACCATTATATTGTCATCCACTAAAACTGCAAGGTCTCTAGAAACTGCAGGGAATTTAGGCAGAGGTCTATATTTTTTATCTGAATCAGCATGTTTATACAAAACATCTAAGTTTAATTCAGCAACATAACATCTTTCGTCTATACCATAATTTTCAGATACAGTTGGGTGGATTTCTCCAAGCACTCCTGCTAACTTTCTATTTACATAAAGGGCAGCTGTTCTTCCAGGATGGAAAGTTGGATTATCGCTTTCTCTCTTAAAAGAAATCTTCTCTATTCCTAAGGTATCTAATATGTTTTCCACTATACCTTTTAAATTAAAGTAATCACATTCACCATACGTTCCAATGGTTACAATATTGTCTTCTTCAGGTAAAGTATCGCCATTTTCTAATGGAAGATACACTCTTCCAATTTCAAATAACCTTACAATTTCATTTTTTCTTGAATAGTTTCTACCTAAGCATTCCATCATAGACGGTAATGTAGTTGTTCTCATTATGCTATAGTCTTCTCCCAAAGGATTTTTTATAGCTACAGCATTTCTAAGTTTGCTATCTTCAGGTAAAAGTATTTTGTCAAATACTTTTCTACTTACAAAAGAGTAACTTATAGATTGGTTTAATCCACTTGAAATAAGTGTTTCTATCAATTTATCATCCAGCTTTTGCTTTGGATTCTTTCCGCCTTTTGTACTTACACTTCTTATTACAGTAGTAGGTACATTGCTGTATCCATATATTCTAGCTACTTCTTCTGCCACATCTTCTCTTATATTTATATCTCCCCTAAAAGTAGGAACATCTATATGTAAAATGTCTCCTTTAAGCTGAGTTTTTAATTCCAGTCTATTTAAATAATCTACCATATCTTCCTTAGGTATTTCAGTACCCAAAAATTTATTTACCCAGTTGGAATCAACGTCTACGCTGTGAGGTTCAACTTTTTCATCGTATACATCAATTGTACCTTCCATAACTTTTCCTGCTTTTAGCATCTCAACTAAATTGCAAGCTCTGTTCATAGCAACCTCAGCTAAATTAGGATCAAGGTCCTTTTCAAATCTACCTGAAGCTTCTGTTCTAAGTGCAAGCTTTTGTGAAGAAACTCTTATATTAGTACCATCAAAATTGGCACACTCAAATACTATAGAAGAAGTATCATCTCTTATCTCCGAATTAAGTCCTCCCATTATTCCTGCAAGTCCGATAGTTCTGTCTCCATCCTTAATGGTAAGCATATTCTGATCCAATTGCCTTTCCTCTTCATCAAGAGTAGTAAACTTTTCTCCATCTTTAGCTCTCTCTACAACTATAGTCCCAGATTTTATCTCCCTTACATCATAAGCATGCATAGGTTCTCCAATTTCAAGCATTACAAAATTAGTTATATCAACTATATTGTTTATTGGCCTTACACCTGCTTCTAAAAGTCTCTCCTGCATCCATGAAGGTGATGGCTCTATTTTTACATCTTTTATGCCCCTTGCCATATACCTTTTACAAAGTTTATCTTTTATTTCTACTTTTAATGCGTTTTCAATATTTTCGCTGCAAGAAGGCTTATAATCTAATTCCGGCATTTTATAGCTTTCATTTAAAGTTGCTGCAGTTTCCCTTGCCATTCCTATCATACTAAGACAATCAGGTCTATTTGAAGTTATCTCAAAATCAAGTATAGTACTTGTCATATCAAGTACTTCCTTTATGTCCTTTCCAATTGGTGTATCTTCTTTTAAAATCATAAGTCCATATACAGGCTTATCTCCTGCTATGCCAAGCTCTTCTTCGGAACAAAACATTCCATTTGACATAAGACCTCTTAGTTTTCCTTTTTTTATCTTTACTCCACCATGAAGTGTAGAATCATGAAGTGCTACAGGAACTATATCTTGTTCTTTCATATTAGTAGCAGCTGTTATAATTTGAATAGGATCTTCTTTTCCTATATCCACCTGACATACAACAAGTTTATCTGCCTGAGGATGACTTTCTATCTTAAGTATCTTACCTGTAACTACATTTCGGATTTCATCTCCGGTTACAATTGCCTCTTCAAGTTTTGAACCACTTAAAGTCAATCTATCTCCTAATTCTTTTCCTGGAATATCTATTTTAACATAATCCTTTAACCATTTTACTGGAACCTTCATACAAAAATCTCCTTTCAAATTTTTAATCTTTACAAACTCTATTAAAATTGATTTAAAAATCTCATGTCACTTTCATACATGTTTCTTATATCATCTATTCCGTATTTTAACATGACCATCCTATCTACACCCATTCCAAAAGCAAATCCACTGTAAACTTCAGGATCTATTCCACAATTTCTAAGTACCTGTGGATGAACCATTCCACATCCTAAAAGTTCTATCCATCCTTCTCCTTTACATACCCTGCAGCCTTTTCCATGGCATACAAAGCAACTAGCATCCATTTCTGCAGAAGGTTCTGTAAAAGGGAAATGATGAGGTCTAAATTTTGTACGTATGTCGTTTCCAAATAACTTTTTAGCAAATAGTTCAAGAGTACCTTTTAAATTTGCAAAAGTTATACCTTTGTCAACTACTAAACCTTCCATTTGATAAAATATAGGTGAATGAGTGGCATCCACTGAATCTGAACGATAAACTTTACCTGGAGATATCATCTTTATTGGAGGTTTTTGTTTTTCCATAGTTCTTACCTGTATTGGAGAAGTCTGAGTTCTAAGCACTACATTGTCATTTATATAAAAGGTGTCCTGTTCACCCCTCGCTGGATGATTTTTAGGTATATTAAGTGCTTCAAAGTTATAATAATCCTTCTCTACTTCAGGACCTTCTTCTATAGTAAATCCCATAGAAATAAATATCTGTTTCATCTCTTCTAGTGTTTGTTCTAGAGGATGACGCTTTCCTACAGTTTGCTTTATACCAGGCATAGTAATATCAATGGTTTCATTCTGCAGCTTTGCTTGTGTAGCACTTGATTTTATCTTTTTTGATGCCTCTTCTATAGCATTTTCCAGTGTACTCCTCACTTCATTGGCAAGCTTACCAATTGCAGGTCTTTCTTCTTTAGAAAGATCCTTCATGCCTCTAAGTATTTTTGTAAGTTCTCCCTTTTTACCTAGATATTTAACTCTTATATCCTCTATATCTAACTTTTTATTTTTTAATTCGCTAAAGGCATTTTCCTTTATTTGTTTTAATTCTTCTTTCATTTTAAACTCTCCTTTCACTACAATCTTTTTAATTTAAAACAAAAATAAAAAGCCCATCCCTCTAAGGGACGAACTTTGATCCGCGTTACCACCCAAATTGATACTATTAAAAAATAATATCCTCTTTGTATATTTTAACGATAATTAACCGCTGACTACTAATTATAATTTCACAGCCAGTACTCCAGGAGGAACTTCAATATATAATATTTTAAAAAAAGCTTTCAGCCCTGACTTTTTTTCTCTGATAAAAATCATATATCTACTTTCTCTTTCACAGTAAGTGTTCTTATTCAACTTTTATTATTTATCCGATGACT
The genomic region above belongs to Clostridium sp. AWRP and contains:
- a CDS encoding cell division protein ZapA, which encodes MSMVTVFINGIEYNLKGDEQEEYLHKVASYVDKKVKSIIKNNSKLSTSSAAVLSALNVADDMLKAQEKEGQLSGRVDELERLGKVYEDQISSLRKQLRYTEELNAELKIKLKNSSSSEALKEKDEKIGKLEEEIKIIKEEAQKYMNENTKMTAQNKELKFQVQSGKYKIIDLQHKLEENQISLAKERKKKNALLNNGVK
- the pheT gene encoding phenylalanine--tRNA ligase subunit beta, whose product is MKVPVKWLKDYVKIDIPGKELGDRLTLSGSKLEEAIVTGDEIRNVVTGKILKIESHPQADKLVVCQVDIGKEDPIQIITAATNMKEQDIVPVALHDSTLHGGVKIKKGKLRGLMSNGMFCSEEELGIAGDKPVYGLMILKEDTPIGKDIKEVLDMTSTILDFEITSNRPDCLSMIGMARETAATLNESYKMPELDYKPSCSENIENALKVEIKDKLCKRYMARGIKDVKIEPSPSWMQERLLEAGVRPINNIVDITNFVMLEIGEPMHAYDVREIKSGTIVVERAKDGEKFTTLDEEERQLDQNMLTIKDGDRTIGLAGIMGGLNSEIRDDTSSIVFECANFDGTNIRVSSQKLALRTEASGRFEKDLDPNLAEVAMNRACNLVEMLKAGKVMEGTIDVYDEKVEPHSVDVDSNWVNKFLGTEIPKEDMVDYLNRLELKTQLKGDILHIDVPTFRGDINIREDVAEEVARIYGYSNVPTTVIRSVSTKGGKNPKQKLDDKLIETLISSGLNQSISYSFVSRKVFDKILLPEDSKLRNAVAIKNPLGEDYSIMRTTTLPSMMECLGRNYSRKNEIVRLFEIGRVYLPLENGDTLPEEDNIVTIGTYGECDYFNLKGIVENILDTLGIEKISFKRESDNPTFHPGRTAALYVNRKLAGVLGEIHPTVSENYGIDERCYVAELNLDVLYKHADSDKKYRPLPKFPAVSRDLAVLVDDNIMVQEVEDIIRKQGGNILEKVKLFDVYRGKQIESGKKSIAYSISYRAENKTLTDKEVNKVHSKIIRSLEHNLGAQLRQ
- the pheS gene encoding phenylalanine--tRNA ligase subunit alpha, with product MKEELKQIKENAFSELKNKKLDIEDIRVKYLGKKGELTKILRGMKDLSKEERPAIGKLANEVRSTLENAIEEASKKIKSSATQAKLQNETIDITMPGIKQTVGKRHPLEQTLEEMKQIFISMGFTIEEGPEVEKDYYNFEALNIPKNHPARGEQDTFYINDNVVLRTQTSPIQVRTMEKQKPPIKMISPGKVYRSDSVDATHSPIFYQMEGLVVDKGITFANLKGTLELFAKKLFGNDIRTKFRPHHFPFTEPSAEMDASCFVCHGKGCRVCKGEGWIELLGCGMVHPQVLRNCGIDPEVYSGFAFGMGVDRMVMLKYGIDDIRNMYESDMRFLNQF